One region of Ornithinibacter aureus genomic DNA includes:
- a CDS encoding alanine/glycine:cation symporter family protein has translation MGENTMRDSETPQMGSATKTLGIIGAVVAAFYVVIFALSPKPITFPSPVPEFAPDATLFDKVSGWITGLVFYGPSANGEYTIRIVVIWLITAAIFFTIWLGFINVRGFKHAIDLVRGKYSDPNDAGEVSHFQALATAVSGTVGLGNIAGVAIAIAIGGPGATFWMIVAGFLGMSLKAAECMLGVKYRQEHADGTVSGGPMYYLRDAVKDLGKPGLGKGLAAFFAVCMIGGAVGGGNMFQSNQATAQIVSQVGGEESFLGRNTWIMGLLFAAAVGAVIIGGIKSIAKVTEKIVPFMAVLYLGACLIVLVGSFGEIPAAFGSILDGAFTGEGAAGGIIGALIVGFQRAAFSNEAGLGSASVAHSAVRTKEPATEGFVALLEPFIDTIVICTMTALTIIITKAYLDPAASELGGVALTSNAFASVLPWFPKVLAVAVVLFAFSTMISWSYYGMKATGYLFGDNPLAENVFKVIFLGFTVLGSVASLGSVIDFSDSMIFMMSIPNLIGLYLLRNVIRREFASYRARLASGEIKEFADRH, from the coding sequence CCCTCGGCATCATCGGCGCAGTCGTCGCCGCCTTCTACGTCGTCATCTTCGCGCTCTCACCGAAGCCGATCACCTTCCCGAGCCCGGTCCCCGAGTTCGCACCGGACGCCACGCTGTTCGACAAGGTGTCGGGGTGGATCACCGGCCTGGTCTTCTACGGCCCGTCCGCCAATGGCGAGTACACGATCCGCATCGTCGTCATCTGGCTGATCACGGCCGCGATCTTCTTCACGATCTGGCTCGGCTTCATCAACGTTCGCGGCTTCAAGCACGCGATCGACCTCGTGCGCGGCAAGTACTCCGACCCCAACGACGCCGGTGAGGTGTCGCACTTCCAGGCCCTCGCCACCGCGGTGTCGGGCACCGTCGGTCTCGGCAACATCGCCGGTGTCGCCATCGCCATCGCCATCGGCGGTCCCGGCGCGACGTTCTGGATGATCGTCGCGGGCTTCCTCGGCATGAGCCTGAAGGCCGCCGAGTGCATGCTCGGGGTCAAGTACCGCCAGGAGCACGCCGACGGAACCGTCTCCGGTGGCCCGATGTACTACCTCCGGGATGCCGTGAAGGACCTCGGCAAGCCGGGCCTGGGCAAGGGGTTGGCCGCGTTCTTCGCCGTCTGCATGATCGGTGGCGCGGTCGGTGGCGGCAACATGTTCCAGTCCAACCAGGCCACCGCCCAGATCGTCAGCCAGGTCGGGGGCGAGGAGAGCTTCCTCGGCCGCAACACGTGGATCATGGGCCTGCTGTTCGCCGCCGCCGTCGGCGCGGTGATCATCGGCGGCATCAAGAGCATCGCGAAGGTCACCGAGAAGATCGTGCCGTTCATGGCAGTGCTCTACCTCGGTGCGTGCCTCATCGTCCTCGTCGGCAGCTTCGGGGAGATCCCGGCGGCGTTCGGCTCGATACTCGACGGCGCCTTCACCGGCGAGGGCGCAGCGGGCGGCATCATCGGCGCCCTGATCGTCGGCTTCCAGCGGGCGGCGTTCTCCAACGAGGCCGGTCTGGGTTCGGCCTCGGTCGCCCACTCCGCGGTACGCACCAAGGAGCCCGCCACCGAGGGCTTCGTGGCGTTGCTCGAGCCGTTCATCGACACCATCGTCATCTGCACGATGACGGCGTTGACGATCATCATCACCAAGGCCTACCTCGACCCCGCAGCGTCCGAACTCGGCGGTGTGGCCCTGACCTCGAACGCCTTCGCCTCCGTCCTGCCGTGGTTCCCGAAGGTCCTCGCCGTCGCCGTGGTGCTCTTCGCCTTCTCGACCATGATCAGCTGGTCGTACTACGGCATGAAGGCCACCGGGTACCTGTTCGGCGACAACCCCCTGGCGGAGAACGTCTTCAAGGTCATCTTCCTCGGCTTCACCGTCCTGGGTTCTGTCGCCAGCCTCGGCTCGGTCATCGACTTCTCGGACTCGATGATCTTCATGATGAGCATCCCCAACCTCATCGGTCTCTACCTGTTGCGCAACGTCATCCGACGTGAGTTCGCCAGCTACCGGGCACGCCTGGCCTCCGGCGAGATCAAGGAGTTCGCCGACCGGCACTGA
- a CDS encoding IS1182 family transposase: MQGEADRQRDLLDVESLAGHLLPAGSVFAFLAEHRDALFPPELFTDLFPSGRGRPSIPPEVIASVLVLQSLHGYSDREAVDALTFDLRWKAACGYAVDASGFHPSTLTYWRKQLAASERPQRIFEVVREVITATGVLAGKTRRALDSTVLDDAVARQDTVTQLIASIRRVTREVDGAPTLVSAHCTRLAVVTGQDYTATGKPRIAWDDHDAREDLVTALVNDAAALLGALDTDAIEAAGGKPAEAIALLALVAGQDVEPAQGSDGTDGRWRIARKTAPDRVISTVDPDARHAHKTRQRRQDGFKAHVVIEPDTGLMTKVALTKTNGSQNSDAAVGADLVTTDPTLADATDVQVLGDSAYASGPMLATLAGRNWEPVVKPWPSRPAVEDGFTLDDFTHDSAAATLTCPAGITRRVSTKGTATFGAACSSCPLHARCTTAATGRKVSLGEHHQLQREHRARAEHPDFQAVYRQHRPMVERSIAWLTRGNRRVPYRGVVKNNAWLHHRSAALNLRRLLALGLTHQDGAWALT, translated from the coding sequence ATGCAGGGTGAGGCTGACCGGCAGCGTGATCTGCTGGATGTGGAGTCGTTGGCGGGGCATCTGTTGCCGGCTGGGAGCGTGTTCGCGTTCTTGGCTGAGCACCGCGATGCGTTGTTCCCGCCGGAGCTGTTCACGGACTTGTTCCCCTCGGGGCGGGGCCGCCCCTCGATCCCGCCCGAGGTCATCGCGTCGGTGTTGGTGTTGCAGTCGCTGCACGGGTACTCCGACCGTGAGGCGGTTGACGCGCTCACGTTCGACCTGCGGTGGAAAGCGGCGTGCGGGTACGCGGTCGACGCGTCCGGGTTCCACCCCTCGACGTTGACGTACTGGCGTAAGCAGCTCGCGGCCAGTGAGCGTCCGCAGCGGATCTTCGAGGTGGTGCGTGAGGTCATCACCGCCACAGGAGTCCTGGCCGGCAAGACGCGGCGAGCGTTGGACTCCACCGTGCTCGACGACGCGGTCGCCCGTCAGGACACGGTCACCCAGCTGATCGCGTCGATCCGCCGGGTCACCCGTGAGGTCGACGGTGCCCCGACGCTGGTGTCCGCACACTGCACCCGGTTGGCCGTGGTCACGGGCCAGGACTACACGGCCACGGGCAAGCCGCGGATCGCGTGGGACGACCACGACGCGCGTGAGGACCTGGTCACTGCCCTGGTCAACGACGCCGCGGCGTTGCTGGGCGCGCTCGACACCGACGCCATCGAGGCGGCGGGCGGGAAGCCAGCCGAGGCCATCGCGCTGCTGGCGCTGGTCGCCGGGCAGGACGTGGAACCCGCGCAAGGCTCCGACGGCACCGACGGGCGGTGGCGGATCGCCCGCAAGACCGCACCGGACCGGGTGATCTCCACGGTGGACCCCGACGCCCGGCACGCGCACAAGACGCGGCAGCGTCGCCAGGACGGGTTCAAGGCCCACGTCGTCATCGAGCCCGACACCGGGCTGATGACCAAGGTCGCACTGACCAAGACCAACGGGAGTCAAAACTCCGACGCCGCGGTCGGCGCCGACCTGGTCACCACCGACCCCACCCTGGCCGACGCCACCGACGTGCAGGTCCTGGGTGACTCCGCCTACGCCTCGGGGCCGATGCTCGCCACCCTCGCCGGGCGCAATTGGGAGCCGGTCGTCAAACCCTGGCCGTCGCGGCCCGCGGTCGAGGATGGTTTCACCTTGGACGACTTCACCCACGACAGCGCGGCCGCCACGTTGACCTGCCCGGCCGGGATCACCCGGCGGGTCAGCACTAAAGGCACCGCCACCTTTGGTGCTGCCTGCAGTAGCTGCCCGCTACATGCCAGATGCACCACCGCCGCAACCGGCCGCAAAGTCAGCCTCGGCGAGCACCATCAGCTCCAACGCGAGCACCGGGCACGCGCTGAGCATCCCGACTTCCAAGCCGTGTACCGCCAGCATCGGCCGATGGTCGAACGCTCCATCGCGTGGCTTACCCGCGGCAACCGGCGCGTGCCCTACCGCGGCGTGGTCAAGAACAACGCCTGGCTGCATCACCGCTCCGCCGCGCTCAACCTGCGCCGCCTTCTCGCGCTCGGGCTGACCCACCAGGACGGGGCCTGGGCGCTGACCTGA
- the pyrE gene encoding orotate phosphoribosyltransferase encodes MTDIAADRARLLQIVRDKAIVHGRVTLSSGREADYYVDLRRITLDGEASPLVGRVMLDLTADLEFDAVGGLTLGADPVATAMLHARAAQGGRLDAFVVRKAGKAHGLQQRIEGPSIAGRRVLIVEDTSTTGSSPLDAAQAARDAGATVVAVATIADRATGAAEKFADAGLEYRHVFGLEDLGLA; translated from the coding sequence GTGACCGACATCGCCGCTGACCGTGCCCGCCTCCTGCAGATCGTCCGCGACAAGGCGATCGTCCACGGCCGGGTGACCCTGTCCTCGGGCCGTGAGGCCGACTACTACGTCGACCTGCGCCGCATCACCCTCGACGGGGAGGCCAGCCCGCTCGTCGGCCGGGTCATGCTCGACCTCACGGCTGACCTGGAGTTCGACGCGGTCGGCGGCCTGACCCTGGGCGCCGACCCGGTCGCCACCGCGATGCTGCACGCCCGGGCCGCGCAGGGTGGCCGCCTCGACGCGTTCGTCGTGCGCAAGGCCGGCAAGGCCCACGGGCTCCAGCAGCGCATCGAGGGCCCGTCGATCGCGGGCCGCCGGGTGCTCATCGTCGAGGACACCTCGACCACCGGGTCGTCGCCTCTGGATGCCGCGCAGGCGGCCCGGGATGCCGGAGCCACCGTCGTCGCGGTCGCCACCATCGCCGACCGGGCGACCGGCGCGGCGGAGAAGTTCGCGGATGCCGGGCTGGAGTACCGGCACGTCTTCGGCCTCGAGGACCTCGGCCTCGCCTAG
- a CDS encoding SDR family NAD(P)-dependent oxidoreductase — MTTALVTGASAGIGHAFAQRLAREGHDLVVVARDRARLERLAADLRAAHGVDVEVLVADLSDRHATDAVCARLADADRPVDLLVNNAGFGLAGSFLDNDVAQEEAGLDVMVRAVMLTCHAAGRAMRARGHGAIVNVSSVASFIAHGTYSAEKAFVTVFSEGLASELAGTGVTVTALCPGFTRTEFHQRARMKFSALPEFLWLDADDLVQQALTDVAAGKVISVPGAQWKVLATTVRALPRPLVRGAGVRALHRFRRD; from the coding sequence ATGACCACGGCACTCGTCACCGGTGCGTCGGCCGGGATCGGCCACGCCTTCGCCCAGCGACTCGCCCGCGAGGGCCACGACCTCGTCGTCGTCGCGCGTGACCGCGCCCGGCTCGAGCGTCTCGCCGCGGATCTGCGGGCAGCGCACGGCGTCGACGTGGAGGTGCTCGTCGCCGACCTGTCCGACCGCCACGCGACGGATGCCGTGTGCGCGCGTCTCGCGGACGCCGACCGTCCCGTCGACCTCCTCGTCAACAACGCGGGCTTCGGCCTGGCCGGATCCTTCCTCGACAACGACGTGGCCCAGGAGGAGGCCGGGCTCGACGTCATGGTCCGGGCCGTCATGCTGACCTGCCACGCGGCGGGTCGGGCGATGCGGGCGCGCGGCCACGGCGCCATCGTCAACGTGTCGTCGGTGGCGTCGTTCATCGCGCACGGCACCTACTCGGCCGAGAAGGCCTTCGTCACGGTCTTCTCGGAGGGGCTCGCGAGCGAACTGGCCGGCACCGGGGTGACGGTGACCGCGCTGTGCCCCGGCTTCACTCGCACCGAGTTCCACCAGCGGGCCCGGATGAAGTTCTCGGCGCTGCCCGAGTTCCTCTGGCTCGACGCCGACGACCTCGTGCAGCAGGCGCTGACCGACGTCGCTGCCGGCAAGGTGATCTCCGTGCCGGGGGCGCAGTGGAAGGTCCTCGCGACCACCGTGCGGGCCCTGCCCCGTCCGCTGGTGCGTGGCGCCGGGGTGCGTGCCCTGCACCGCTTCCGCCGGGACTGA
- a CDS encoding exodeoxyribonuclease III, producing the protein MRIATWNVNSIRSRIDRVEAWLARSQVDVLAIQESKAKDEQFPYDRFRALGYQVAHHGVSQWNGVAIASRVGLDDVQVGFDGAPGWGEPATAEARAIGATCGGIRMWSLYVPNGRALEDPHMAYKLSWLDRLRDQATGWAADGTPVALCGDWNIAPTDDDVWSMEYYADKSHVSPGERAAFHAFLDAGFVDVVRPHTPGPGVYTYWDYQRLAFQKRRGMRIDFVLGSPSLAARVAGAVIDREERKGTGASDHAPVVVQLDA; encoded by the coding sequence GTGCGCATCGCCACCTGGAACGTCAACTCGATCCGCTCCCGCATCGACCGCGTCGAGGCCTGGTTGGCCCGTTCGCAGGTCGACGTCCTGGCCATCCAGGAGAGCAAGGCCAAGGACGAGCAGTTCCCGTACGACCGGTTCCGGGCGCTCGGGTACCAGGTCGCCCACCACGGGGTGAGCCAGTGGAACGGGGTCGCCATCGCCTCACGGGTCGGCCTCGACGACGTGCAGGTCGGCTTCGACGGCGCGCCCGGCTGGGGGGAGCCAGCCACCGCGGAAGCCCGCGCGATCGGGGCGACGTGTGGCGGCATCCGGATGTGGTCGCTCTACGTGCCCAATGGTCGCGCCCTCGAGGACCCGCACATGGCCTACAAGCTGTCGTGGCTCGACCGGTTGCGCGACCAGGCCACGGGTTGGGCGGCCGACGGCACCCCGGTGGCGCTGTGCGGCGACTGGAACATCGCCCCGACCGACGACGACGTGTGGTCGATGGAGTACTACGCCGACAAGAGCCACGTCTCGCCCGGTGAGCGCGCGGCGTTCCACGCCTTCCTGGATGCCGGATTCGTCGACGTCGTGCGCCCGCACACCCCGGGGCCGGGCGTCTACACGTACTGGGACTACCAGCGCCTGGCCTTCCAGAAGCGCCGCGGCATGCGCATCGACTTCGTGCTCGGCTCGCCGTCACTCGCTGCGCGGGTGGCCGGTGCCGTCATCGACCGCGAGGAGCGCAAGGGCACCGGCGCCAGCGATCACGCGCCGGTCGTCGTGCAGCTCGACGCCTGA
- a CDS encoding HNH endonuclease signature motif containing protein, translated as MDIGGCGLRERRSAIETAREALRGLGAVLHEAQGSELAELMGVVDDVAAQAGAARVAITVEAMGRGEIEAAGVNVHTWVRDHAPSLRQGGAFQVARVACAVSPTPSRWCPQGQVVDPGSPLGIVWAEVQDGTVSPALACAALREVERLAPIVRDEVLPTVTASMLELGVAWGPTQLRKLRPRLIAEFGRAGKFDDLQARLASAARLSMPVVESGDLTEYQLVMTPEQAAALEAAIGPLSAPAPNDETGERDLRPAGQRRVEALALVCQRSSAADADQRGGVDGAAGSGAALHVSMTVTDLQAGTGFGEVLASTATGAMLSPSVVRRLACSAAVVPQVLGSAGEPLDEGRVERLFTRAQRRVLMGRDRGCTYPGCGAPAAWTQAHHVVHWLDGGATDLDNAALLCQRHHTVVHDRRYVAQVRATPDELGRFVVWDRTVGSYDQYLEAVRAERAVADPRPLTPQRLAELLAAIRADDPDEQHWARLELDLERDEHEQWRQSQDWADLLESMPPRGAEQAQASSCTTTGA; from the coding sequence ATGGACATCGGGGGATGTGGTCTGAGGGAGCGGCGCAGCGCGATTGAGACCGCGCGTGAGGCGTTGCGTGGGCTCGGTGCGGTCCTGCACGAGGCTCAGGGGTCGGAGCTGGCCGAGTTGATGGGCGTTGTCGACGACGTTGCTGCGCAGGCGGGGGCGGCGCGGGTCGCGATCACGGTGGAGGCGATGGGCCGTGGTGAGATCGAGGCCGCGGGAGTGAACGTGCACACCTGGGTGCGTGACCACGCGCCGTCGCTGCGGCAGGGCGGTGCGTTCCAGGTGGCCAGGGTGGCGTGCGCGGTGTCTCCGACCCCGTCCCGGTGGTGCCCGCAGGGACAGGTCGTCGATCCGGGGTCGCCGTTGGGCATCGTGTGGGCGGAGGTGCAGGACGGCACGGTGTCACCGGCGTTGGCGTGTGCAGCGTTGCGTGAGGTTGAGCGGTTGGCGCCGATCGTGCGCGATGAGGTGTTGCCGACGGTGACGGCGTCGATGCTGGAGCTGGGGGTGGCGTGGGGGCCGACGCAGCTGCGCAAGCTGCGGCCGCGGCTGATCGCGGAGTTCGGGCGGGCGGGGAAGTTCGATGATCTGCAGGCCCGGTTGGCGTCGGCGGCGCGGTTGTCGATGCCAGTGGTGGAGTCCGGTGATCTCACCGAGTACCAACTGGTCATGACGCCGGAGCAGGCGGCGGCACTCGAGGCCGCGATCGGGCCGTTGTCCGCGCCGGCGCCCAATGACGAGACGGGGGAGCGAGACCTTCGCCCGGCGGGGCAGCGGCGGGTCGAGGCACTGGCGTTGGTGTGCCAGCGGTCGTCCGCCGCAGACGCGGACCAGCGCGGTGGTGTCGACGGGGCTGCTGGGTCGGGTGCGGCGCTGCACGTGAGCATGACGGTGACAGACCTTCAGGCGGGCACCGGGTTTGGTGAGGTGCTGGCCTCGACCGCGACGGGGGCCATGCTCTCCCCGTCGGTGGTGCGGCGTCTGGCGTGCTCGGCGGCGGTCGTGCCGCAGGTGCTGGGGTCAGCCGGGGAGCCGTTGGACGAGGGGCGGGTGGAGCGGTTGTTCACCAGGGCGCAGCGGCGGGTCCTGATGGGTCGAGATCGGGGGTGCACCTACCCGGGGTGTGGGGCTCCGGCGGCGTGGACGCAGGCGCATCATGTCGTGCACTGGCTCGATGGTGGCGCGACCGACCTGGACAATGCTGCGCTGCTGTGCCAGCGGCATCACACGGTGGTGCATGACCGGCGGTACGTCGCGCAAGTGCGGGCGACCCCGGATGAGCTGGGGCGGTTCGTCGTCTGGGACCGCACCGTGGGGTCGTACGACCAGTACCTGGAGGCGGTGCGGGCGGAGCGAGCGGTGGCTGATCCGCGCCCGCTGACACCGCAGCGGCTGGCTGAGCTGCTCGCCGCGATCCGAGCCGATGATCCTGACGAGCAGCACTGGGCCAGGCTCGAGCTCGACCTCGAACGTGACGAACACGAGCAGTGGCGGCAGTCGCAGGACTGGGCTGACCTGCTCGAGAGCATGCCCCCGCGAGGGGCCGAGCAGGCTCAGGCGTCGAGCTGCACGACGACCGGCGCGTGA
- a CDS encoding MFS transporter, with the protein MAPQRRSPAPRALLTTAAIAVALAAADTYVVVLALTDMMRGVGVGIDSLQRATPIVSGFLLGYVAVLPLVGRLADLVDRQRVLLACLGVFVIGSVVTALAVELPVLVAGRVVQGVGGGGLVPATLAIVAQLWPPDRRGVPLGVVGAVQELGSVLGPVLGALVLVIADWRAIFWLNAVLGLLLAGAVLWVGGGALPRPRPRVVLLAGLAATVGILALAAPESLATSVRWGVPFVPFSDSTSRLATPIGLVAGVLLLAALLVGSRGAWALLRRADLLGALLIGGALGCIVLTFAAAEPETEVVGPLGYALLPVAVLLSIAYAVHQRRSSSPLVPRGLVRGRLVWALIVSVLVGVALVAVIVDVPLLARLVHTTDQTEAALVLVRFLIAVPVGALAGGWALRLLANGVVAAAGLALAAVGLAVMTTWGRGSLEQGPSTVVLAAVGLGIGLALAPVNDAALAGATHDAHGTASALVVVARMVGMVVGIALLTAVGLHQYYMAVAALPDPTDTDALKDAAVLQVAWAFRGAAVAAALGALASLALGLRRRAGGERSAILGL; encoded by the coding sequence ATGGCGCCCCAGCGACGATCACCCGCCCCTAGGGCACTGCTCACGACGGCTGCCATCGCCGTCGCCCTGGCCGCCGCCGACACCTACGTCGTCGTCCTCGCCCTCACCGACATGATGCGTGGTGTCGGGGTCGGCATCGACTCGCTCCAGCGGGCCACGCCGATCGTCTCCGGCTTCCTGCTCGGCTACGTCGCGGTGCTTCCCCTCGTCGGTCGGCTGGCCGACCTCGTCGACCGCCAGCGGGTGCTGCTCGCCTGCCTGGGGGTGTTCGTCATCGGGTCGGTGGTCACCGCCCTGGCGGTCGAGCTGCCCGTGCTCGTGGCCGGCCGGGTGGTCCAGGGCGTCGGCGGGGGAGGGCTCGTGCCGGCCACCCTGGCCATCGTCGCCCAGCTCTGGCCGCCGGACCGGCGCGGGGTGCCTCTCGGTGTCGTCGGGGCGGTGCAGGAACTCGGGTCCGTGCTCGGCCCGGTGCTCGGGGCCCTCGTCCTCGTCATCGCTGACTGGCGGGCCATCTTCTGGCTGAACGCGGTGCTGGGTCTGCTGCTCGCCGGTGCGGTGCTGTGGGTCGGAGGCGGAGCGCTGCCGAGGCCGCGCCCACGCGTCGTACTGCTCGCAGGGCTGGCCGCGACCGTCGGCATCCTCGCGCTCGCGGCCCCCGAGTCCCTCGCGACGAGCGTGCGCTGGGGTGTGCCGTTCGTTCCCTTCAGCGACTCGACGTCCCGGCTCGCCACCCCGATCGGGCTCGTCGCGGGGGTGCTGCTCCTGGCGGCCCTGCTGGTCGGCTCCCGTGGTGCGTGGGCCCTGCTGCGCCGGGCGGACCTGCTCGGGGCACTCCTCATCGGAGGAGCGCTCGGCTGCATCGTGCTGACCTTCGCCGCAGCCGAGCCGGAGACCGAGGTCGTCGGTCCGCTGGGCTACGCATTGCTCCCCGTGGCGGTCCTGTTGTCGATCGCGTATGCCGTGCACCAACGCCGCTCGTCCTCGCCCCTGGTGCCCCGTGGTCTGGTGCGTGGTCGCCTCGTGTGGGCCCTGATCGTGTCGGTGCTCGTCGGGGTTGCCTTGGTGGCCGTCATCGTCGACGTCCCGCTGCTCGCCCGCCTCGTGCACACCACCGACCAGACCGAGGCGGCGCTGGTGCTCGTCCGCTTCCTCATCGCGGTCCCCGTCGGGGCGCTGGCCGGAGGCTGGGCGCTGCGCCTGCTGGCCAACGGTGTGGTGGCAGCAGCCGGCCTCGCCCTCGCTGCCGTCGGCCTCGCCGTGATGACGACGTGGGGTCGCGGGTCGCTCGAGCAGGGCCCGTCGACCGTGGTGCTCGCTGCAGTGGGCCTCGGGATCGGGTTGGCCCTGGCCCCGGTGAACGACGCGGCACTCGCGGGAGCCACCCACGACGCCCACGGCACGGCATCCGCGCTCGTCGTCGTGGCCCGGATGGTCGGCATGGTCGTCGGGATCGCGCTGCTGACAGCCGTCGGCCTCCACCAGTACTACATGGCGGTTGCCGCCCTGCCCGACCCGACCGACACCGACGCGCTCAAGGATGCCGCGGTGCTCCAGGTGGCGTGGGCGTTCCGCGGGGCTGCGGTGGCCGCCGCTCTCGGGGCGCTCGCCTCCCTGGCGCTGGGGCTGCGCCGCCGTGCAGGTGGGGAGCGGTCGGCGATCCTGGGGCTGTGA
- a CDS encoding LppX_LprAFG lipoprotein, whose product MRRLPTLIAAAGLVAVLAGCSGEAEAPQVPPTEQLAAAKTAFDAAKTVSLTLTSRDVPPRENGVTAAKGVGVIDATEPKFQGTITGTVEGIAATIDAIAIGDTAYLKLFTPQYEETDLTSLNAPNPAQFFNPATGISSLLPKTGDAKDAGQTRSGQDVLDRIDGTLDGALVEDLLHLGDGTGTFAVSYGLTESNELRTATLKGPFFPGVEATYLLTMTDYGAPATITRP is encoded by the coding sequence ATGCGCCGACTTCCCACCCTGATCGCCGCTGCCGGTCTCGTCGCCGTGCTGGCCGGGTGCTCGGGAGAGGCCGAAGCCCCGCAGGTGCCGCCCACCGAGCAGCTGGCAGCAGCCAAGACCGCCTTCGACGCGGCGAAGACCGTGAGCCTCACCCTGACCAGCCGGGACGTCCCGCCCCGAGAGAACGGCGTCACCGCCGCCAAGGGGGTGGGGGTCATCGACGCCACCGAGCCGAAGTTCCAGGGCACCATCACCGGCACGGTCGAGGGCATCGCGGCGACCATCGACGCGATCGCCATCGGCGACACGGCCTACCTCAAGCTGTTCACCCCGCAGTACGAGGAGACCGACCTCACCTCGTTGAACGCCCCCAACCCGGCGCAGTTCTTCAACCCGGCCACCGGCATCTCCAGCCTGCTGCCGAAGACCGGCGACGCCAAGGATGCCGGCCAGACCCGCTCGGGCCAGGACGTGCTCGACCGCATCGACGGCACCCTGGACGGCGCGCTCGTCGAGGACCTGCTCCACCTCGGCGACGGCACGGGCACCTTCGCCGTCAGCTACGGCCTGACCGAGAGCAACGAGCTGCGCACCGCCACGCTCAAGGGGCCGTTCTTCCCCGGGGTCGAGGCCACCTACCTGCTGACCATGACGGACTATGGCGCCCCAGCGACGATCACCCGCCCCTAG